Proteins from a genomic interval of Aquila chrysaetos chrysaetos chromosome 20, bAquChr1.4, whole genome shotgun sequence:
- the SELENOK gene encoding selenoprotein K isoform X1 has translation MVYISNGQVLDNQSRAPWRLSSITDFFWSIADFVVLFFQSIIQPDLRRRGYTSSSYSGYNDGRGPPAHPRRRMGRINQWGGGPSPPPMAGGGUGR, from the exons ATGGTGTACATCTCTAACG GACAAGTTTTGGATAACCAGAGTCGCGCTCCTTGGCGTTTGTCATCTATAACAGATTTCTTCTGGTCAATAGCAGATTTTGTGGTTCTGTT tttccaGAGCATTATTCAACCAGATTTGAGAAGAAGAGGCTACACATCTTCCTCCTATTCAGGATACAATGACGGAAGAGG GCCTCCAGCACATCCTCGCCGTAGGATGGGTCGAATAAATCAGTGGGGTGGAGGCCCCAGTCCACCACCAATGGCTGGAGGTGGATGAGGAAG gTAA
- the SELENOK gene encoding selenoprotein K isoform X2, translating into MVYISNGQVLDNQSRAPWRLSSITDFFWSIADFVVLFFQSIIQPDLRRRGYTSSSYSGYNDGRGPPAHPRRRMGRINQWGGGPSPPPMAGGGUGR; encoded by the exons ATGGTGTACATCTCTAACG GACAAGTTTTGGATAACCAGAGTCGCGCTCCTTGGCGTTTGTCATCTATAACAGATTTCTTCTGGTCAATAGCAGATTTTGTGGTTCTGTT tttccaGAGCATTATTCAACCAGATTTGAGAAGAAGAGGCTACACATCTTCCTCCTATTCAGGATACAATGACGGAAGAGG GCCTCCAGCACATCCTCGCCGTAGGATGGGTCGAATAAATCAGTGGGGTGGAGGCCCCAGTCCACCACCAATGGCTGGAGGTGGATGAGGAAGGTAA